One window from the genome of Spirosoma rhododendri encodes:
- the leuB gene encoding 3-isopropylmalate dehydrogenase, with product MKKHIVVIAGDGIGQEVTAVGKQVLEAIAQKYGHEFTYDTALIGHAAIEATGSPLPDETITKSKASDAILFGAVGHPKYDNDPSAKVRPEQGLLGIRKALGLYANLRPIKLFDELLSASSIRPEILKGSDILFFRELTGDVYFGEKGRSEDRNTAYDQMIYSRYEVERIAKKAFEAAMTRRRRLCSVDKANVLESSRLWREVVQAMAPQYPDVVVEHQFIDSAAMLLIKDPRRFDVVLTGNLFGDILTDEASQIAGSMGMLASASIGDTTGLYEPIHGSAHDITGQGVANPLASILSVALMLDISFGMKAEAEEVVAAVDSALKAGYRTRDIADADTPGGMILGTEAMGSQILDQLNSVAENQAV from the coding sequence ATGAAAAAACACATTGTCGTTATTGCCGGTGACGGTATTGGTCAGGAAGTGACCGCCGTGGGCAAACAGGTGCTGGAAGCCATTGCCCAGAAATACGGTCACGAATTCACCTACGATACCGCGCTGATTGGCCATGCCGCCATTGAAGCCACGGGTAGCCCCCTACCCGACGAAACGATCACCAAATCGAAAGCATCTGACGCTATCCTGTTCGGTGCTGTAGGTCACCCCAAATACGATAACGATCCGTCGGCCAAAGTACGTCCCGAACAGGGTCTGCTGGGTATTCGTAAAGCGCTGGGTCTGTACGCCAATCTGCGCCCAATCAAACTATTCGACGAACTGCTTAGCGCATCGAGCATCCGCCCCGAAATTCTTAAGGGGTCGGATATTCTCTTCTTCCGTGAGCTGACTGGCGACGTTTATTTCGGCGAAAAAGGCCGGAGCGAAGACCGTAACACGGCTTACGACCAGATGATATACAGCCGGTACGAAGTTGAGCGTATCGCCAAGAAAGCGTTTGAAGCAGCCATGACCCGTCGGCGTCGACTGTGCTCTGTCGATAAAGCCAATGTACTGGAGTCATCCCGGCTTTGGCGTGAAGTGGTACAGGCGATGGCTCCGCAGTATCCGGATGTTGTTGTCGAACACCAATTCATCGACTCGGCTGCTATGCTGCTGATAAAAGATCCCCGGCGCTTCGACGTCGTGTTGACGGGCAACCTCTTTGGGGATATTCTCACCGACGAAGCTAGTCAGATTGCAGGCTCGATGGGCATGCTTGCTTCAGCTTCTATCGGCGACACGACAGGCTTGTACGAGCCTATCCATGGCTCAGCTCACGATATTACCGGGCAGGGCGTTGCCAATCCGCTGGCGTCCATCCTGTCAGTTGCACTTATGCTCGATATTTCGTTTGGTATGAAAGCGGAAGCAGAGGAAGTGGTGGCTGCTGTTGATTCAGCGTTGAAAGCAGGTTATCGCACGCGCGACATCGCCGATGCAGATACTCCAGGCGGCATGATACTCGGCACAGAAGCGATGGGTTCGCAAATCCTGGACCAGCTAAATTCAGTAGCTGAGAATCAGGCGGTATAA
- the leuD gene encoding 3-isopropylmalate dehydratase small subunit: MSKETFHVLTSTAVPLPIENVDTDQIIPARFLKATTREGFGDNLFRDWRFTADNEPIKDFVLNNSRYAGAQILVAGKNFGMGSSREHAAWAIHDYGFRVVVSSFFADIFRNNALNTFVLPVQVSQLFLEALLTAVEQDPTLQIVVDLPAQTISFGEQSETFAINTYKKTCLMNGYDDIDYLLSLNADIREFDQAHA; the protein is encoded by the coding sequence ATGAGCAAAGAAACCTTCCACGTATTGACGTCGACGGCCGTTCCACTGCCGATCGAAAATGTTGACACCGATCAGATCATTCCCGCCCGTTTTCTGAAAGCGACCACCCGCGAAGGCTTTGGCGATAACCTGTTCCGCGACTGGCGCTTTACGGCCGACAACGAACCTATCAAGGACTTCGTGCTGAATAACTCCCGCTACGCCGGGGCACAAATTCTGGTAGCCGGTAAAAACTTCGGCATGGGTAGTAGCCGGGAGCACGCGGCCTGGGCCATTCACGATTATGGTTTCCGGGTTGTCGTTTCCAGCTTCTTCGCCGACATCTTCCGCAACAACGCGCTCAATACCTTCGTACTGCCCGTACAAGTATCGCAGCTGTTTCTGGAAGCATTGCTAACCGCTGTTGAACAAGATCCGACGTTACAGATCGTCGTTGATTTGCCGGCTCAGACGATCTCGTTTGGGGAACAGTCAGAAACGTTTGCGATCAACACGTACAAGAAGACGTGCCTGATGAATGGCTACGACGATATTGATTATCTGTTGAGTCTGAACGCTGACATTCGGGAATTCGATCAGGCGCACGCCTAA
- a CDS encoding class I SAM-dependent methyltransferase, with protein sequence MSQAKQTAEKVEYNGSDNLAIMSHAVNYNGGLYKWVASDVRPGETILDFGAGNGEYANRFPIGSVDAAEIDPDLLPLIKQPVYTDINALNKSYDLIYTINVLEHIEHHGAIVKDLYAKLKPGGRIKVFVPARQEIFSNMDEHVGHYRRYDKQLVRQILEDAGFRVTDVRYYDFAGYFISLLYKWMGKDGRITKESVVFYDRVVFPVSRLFDKLTLGHVIGKNVIAEAVRPN encoded by the coding sequence ATGAGTCAGGCAAAGCAAACAGCTGAAAAAGTAGAGTACAACGGATCGGACAATCTGGCGATCATGAGCCACGCCGTCAATTACAACGGAGGCTTGTACAAATGGGTCGCCAGTGACGTTCGTCCGGGCGAGACTATTCTCGACTTCGGAGCCGGTAACGGTGAGTACGCAAACCGCTTTCCCATTGGCAGCGTTGACGCGGCCGAGATCGATCCGGACTTACTGCCGCTGATCAAGCAGCCTGTGTACACCGATATCAATGCGCTGAATAAATCGTACGACCTGATCTACACCATCAACGTATTGGAGCATATTGAGCACCACGGCGCGATTGTGAAAGACCTGTATGCCAAACTCAAGCCCGGTGGGCGCATCAAAGTGTTCGTTCCTGCCCGGCAGGAGATCTTCAGCAACATGGACGAACACGTTGGTCATTACCGACGCTACGACAAACAACTTGTCCGACAGATTCTGGAAGATGCCGGTTTTCGCGTGACCGACGTTCGCTACTACGATTTCGCCGGTTATTTTATTTCCTTACTGTACAAATGGATGGGCAAAGACGGCCGGATCACGAAAGAGTCCGTCGTTTTTTACGACCGGGTTGTATTTCCCGTCAGCCGCCTGTTCGATAAACTGACGCTAGGCCACGTGATTGGTAAAAACGTGATTGCCGAGGCTGTCCGCCCAAACTGA
- the leuC gene encoding 3-isopropylmalate dehydratase large subunit, with protein MSTQPTTLFDKIWDAHVVKHAEGHPDALFIDRHFIHEVTSPQAFDGLRKRGISVFNTSRTTATADHNVPTKDQHLPIREALSRHQVDTLRRNCAEFGVELYDLGHPFQGIVHIIGPELGLTLPGMTIVCGDSHTSTHGAFGNVAFGIGTSEVEQVLATQCILQYKPKRMRINIDGTLAKGVTAKDIILYIISKISASGATGYFVEYAGETIRNLSMEARMTICNMSIEMGARGGLIAPDDTTFDYIRGREFAPKGEAFDEAVAKWRALKTDEGASFDTELHYKAEDIQPMITYGTNPGMGIGIGQHVPLLTEIPDTEHVSYTKSLAYMGLEPGMELRDKAVDYVFIGSCTNARIEDLRTVAQFVQGKQKAAGVEVWIVPGSVQVARQAQAEGLTDVFASAGFELREPGCSACLGMNEDKIPAGKYCISTSNRNFEGRQGPGARTFLASPIMAAAAAVSGRVMDVRELL; from the coding sequence ATGAGCACACAACCCACTACATTATTCGATAAAATCTGGGATGCACACGTCGTCAAGCACGCCGAAGGTCATCCCGATGCGCTGTTCATCGACCGGCACTTTATCCACGAAGTGACAAGCCCACAGGCATTCGACGGATTGCGTAAACGCGGCATTAGCGTATTCAACACCAGCCGTACAACCGCCACCGCCGATCACAACGTCCCGACGAAAGATCAGCATCTGCCGATCCGGGAAGCCCTGTCGCGCCATCAGGTCGACACGCTGCGCCGGAACTGCGCGGAGTTTGGCGTTGAGCTGTATGACCTTGGCCATCCGTTTCAGGGTATTGTTCACATCATCGGTCCCGAGCTGGGGCTGACGCTGCCGGGTATGACCATTGTTTGTGGCGATAGCCATACCAGCACCCACGGCGCATTCGGCAACGTTGCGTTCGGTATCGGCACTAGTGAAGTAGAGCAGGTGCTGGCCACCCAATGCATTCTCCAGTACAAACCGAAACGGATGCGTATAAACATCGACGGAACGCTGGCAAAGGGCGTAACGGCGAAGGATATCATCCTGTATATTATCTCGAAGATTTCGGCCAGTGGTGCGACCGGCTACTTCGTTGAGTACGCCGGCGAAACCATCCGCAATCTGTCGATGGAAGCCCGCATGACGATCTGCAACATGAGCATCGAAATGGGTGCCCGTGGCGGTCTGATTGCTCCCGACGATACAACCTTCGACTACATTCGGGGTCGTGAGTTTGCGCCGAAAGGTGAAGCCTTTGATGAAGCCGTTGCAAAGTGGCGCGCGCTCAAAACCGACGAAGGCGCATCGTTCGACACCGAACTGCACTACAAAGCCGAGGATATTCAGCCGATGATTACCTACGGCACAAACCCCGGTATGGGTATCGGCATCGGGCAGCACGTTCCGTTGCTGACCGAAATTCCCGACACCGAGCACGTGTCGTACACGAAATCGCTGGCGTACATGGGTCTCGAACCCGGCATGGAACTGCGGGACAAAGCCGTCGATTACGTGTTCATCGGCTCGTGCACCAATGCCCGCATCGAAGACCTACGCACGGTTGCTCAGTTTGTGCAGGGTAAGCAGAAAGCGGCCGGCGTTGAAGTCTGGATCGTTCCGGGTTCGGTACAGGTGGCCCGGCAGGCGCAGGCCGAGGGGCTGACCGATGTCTTTGCCAGTGCGGGTTTCGAACTCAGAGAACCCGGTTGCTCGGCTTGCCTGGGTATGAACGAAGACAAGATTCCGGCGGGTAAGTACTGCATCAGCACCTCGAACCGGAACTTCGAAGGTCGGCAGGGTCCTGGTGCCCGTACGTTCCTTGCCAGTCCGATCATGGCCGCAGCCGCAGCCGTTTCGGGCCGGGTCATGGACGTCCGCGAGTTACTGTAG
- a CDS encoding HepT-like ribonuclease domain-containing protein, whose product MKLNSSPLLIDFLKRIQSEMLYITQQTAGKDSDQVFGDPTLQRALTHSLLVIGEACKKVPDDFRHEHAEFDWRGFAGLRDRLIHHYWGIDQDLFWEAVSVEVPINKEWIDVIIEQEASKL is encoded by the coding sequence ATGAAGTTGAATTCATCTCCTTTACTGATTGATTTCCTAAAGCGTATCCAGTCAGAAATGCTGTACATCACTCAGCAAACAGCAGGAAAGGATTCGGATCAGGTTTTTGGCGATCCAACATTACAGCGAGCCCTTACGCATAGCTTACTGGTCATTGGTGAAGCCTGCAAAAAGGTCCCCGACGATTTTCGCCACGAACACGCGGAATTTGACTGGAGAGGTTTCGCAGGTCTCCGCGACCGCTTAATCCATCATTATTGGGGAATTGATCAGGATTTATTTTGGGAAGCCGTTTCGGTAGAGGTCCCTATAAATAAGGAGTGGATCGATGTTATAATCGAGCAAGAAGCGAGTAAACTATGA
- a CDS encoding nucleotidyltransferase family protein: protein MTISTAVQNKQQVFERVQSHQSALKQFGAARLGLFGSFVRDEQTVDSDVDIVVEFQEGQKKIRNLLDMADYLETLMGRKTDLLTWEGMAEFVRKYVSNEVEFISFTD from the coding sequence ATGACAATAAGTACGGCTGTCCAGAATAAGCAACAGGTATTCGAACGTGTTCAGTCGCATCAGTCGGCGCTGAAACAGTTTGGTGCGGCTAGACTGGGCCTGTTTGGTTCGTTCGTTCGTGACGAACAAACAGTGGACAGCGACGTCGACATTGTTGTCGAGTTTCAGGAAGGTCAGAAGAAAATTCGTAATCTGCTGGATATGGCCGACTATTTAGAAACGTTGATGGGTCGAAAAACAGACCTGTTGACTTGGGAGGGTATGGCAGAATTTGTTCGCAAATACGTAAGTAATGAAGTTGAATTCATCTCCTTTACTGATTGA
- the ilvA gene encoding threonine ammonia-lyase, which produces MNTTTEAEKVTTPDLDNIYLAADRLRGVAVHTPLQENINLSDRYEASIFLKREDLQVVRSYKIRGAYNKMASLSPEALAKGVVCASAGNHAQGVAYACRKMAVHGTIFMPTTTPNQKVKQVKLFGKQFVDVVLVGDTFDDAYHAAVEYVNAHDSTFVHPFDDVQVMEGQGTVGLEIFKDANFKIDYILMAIGGGGLASGVSTVFRQLSPRTKLIGVEPLGSPSMKVSLDQGHVVALDKIDKFVDGAAVKRVGDMTFDVCRANLDQVILVPEGKVCTTILQLYNEEAIVAEPAGALSIAALDFLKDEIKGKNVVCLVGGGNNDITRTEEIKERSLLYEGLKHYFIIRFAQRAGAMREFLTDVLGPNDDITLFEYSKKTNRERGPALVGLELKHKADFEPLIERMKAARIQFEYINDKPDLFEFLI; this is translated from the coding sequence ATGAACACGACAACGGAAGCAGAGAAGGTCACCACTCCCGACCTCGACAATATATACCTCGCGGCCGATCGGCTCCGGGGCGTGGCAGTGCATACGCCTTTGCAGGAAAACATCAACCTGTCGGACCGCTACGAAGCGTCCATTTTCCTGAAACGGGAAGATTTGCAGGTCGTTCGTTCCTACAAGATTCGCGGGGCCTATAACAAAATGGCCAGTCTATCGCCCGAGGCATTGGCTAAAGGCGTCGTCTGCGCCAGTGCGGGTAATCACGCGCAGGGTGTCGCGTATGCCTGCCGCAAGATGGCCGTTCACGGTACGATCTTCATGCCGACCACCACGCCGAACCAGAAGGTGAAGCAGGTGAAACTGTTCGGCAAGCAGTTCGTAGACGTCGTTCTGGTCGGCGACACGTTTGACGATGCCTATCACGCAGCCGTCGAGTACGTCAATGCCCACGACAGCACCTTTGTCCACCCGTTTGATGACGTTCAGGTCATGGAAGGACAGGGTACGGTGGGGCTGGAGATTTTCAAGGACGCCAATTTCAAGATTGACTATATCCTGATGGCCATTGGCGGGGGCGGTCTGGCATCGGGCGTATCGACGGTGTTTCGGCAGTTAAGTCCCAGAACGAAGCTGATTGGTGTCGAGCCTCTGGGATCGCCATCAATGAAAGTGTCGCTCGATCAGGGGCACGTCGTCGCGCTGGATAAGATCGACAAGTTTGTCGACGGAGCCGCCGTTAAGCGCGTGGGCGACATGACATTCGATGTCTGCCGCGCCAACTTAGATCAGGTTATTCTGGTACCGGAGGGCAAAGTTTGTACGACTATCCTACAGCTCTACAACGAAGAAGCCATCGTTGCCGAACCTGCTGGCGCGTTGAGCATTGCCGCTCTTGATTTTCTGAAAGACGAGATCAAGGGTAAAAACGTCGTCTGTCTGGTCGGTGGCGGTAACAATGATATCACCCGTACCGAGGAAATCAAGGAGCGGTCGTTGCTATACGAAGGGCTGAAACACTACTTCATTATCCGGTTTGCGCAGCGGGCCGGGGCTATGCGCGAGTTTCTGACCGACGTACTCGGACCAAATGATGATATCACGTTGTTTGAATACTCGAAGAAAACCAACCGCGAGCGTGGCCCGGCCCTGGTTGGCCTTGAACTGAAACACAAAGCCGATTTCGAACCGCTGATCGAGCGGATGAAAGCCGCCCGCATTCAGTTCGAATACATCAACGACAAACCCGACCTGTTCGAATTTTTGATCTGA
- a CDS encoding O-methyltransferase yields MLDTVTDFVPAHQPIVAASAQLGFSMNADTQAASLLRTLAATKPGGRFLELGTGTGLSTAWILAGMDEQATLVSVDNDADCLAVARKFLGDDSRLQLICQDGTEWVNTNTGPFDFIFADTWAGKYTDLDTVLAMLAPVVCTLSTICCRNPTGRKGTQKKQIGSLTN; encoded by the coding sequence ATGCTCGACACTGTCACTGATTTCGTTCCTGCCCATCAGCCCATCGTTGCGGCATCTGCCCAACTTGGCTTTTCCATGAACGCTGACACGCAGGCAGCATCCCTGCTCCGTACGCTGGCGGCTACCAAGCCGGGCGGTCGTTTTCTGGAACTGGGTACCGGTACGGGTCTATCGACGGCATGGATTCTGGCGGGCATGGACGAACAGGCCACGCTGGTCTCGGTCGATAATGATGCCGACTGTCTGGCTGTTGCCCGCAAATTTCTGGGCGACGACAGTCGATTGCAGCTCATTTGTCAGGATGGTACGGAGTGGGTAAATACAAACACCGGCCCGTTCGACTTTATCTTCGCTGATACCTGGGCGGGTAAATACACCGACCTCGACACGGTGCTGGCAATGCTGGCCCCGGTGGTTTGTACATTATCGACGATATGCTGCCGCAACCCAACTGGCCGGAAGGGCACTCAGAAAAAGCAGATCGGCTCGTTGACGAATTAG
- a CDS encoding nuclear transport factor 2 family protein, whose product MLEQLIEAYVDAYNRKDMPGMLAVLHDDIRFENVSNTGGTMALTGKQAFGEQAAQVVPLFSVRRQEIVTQIITDNRAAIEIYYSAVVAQDMPNGWKANQQIELRGVSIFECKDGKISRISDYS is encoded by the coding sequence ATGCTTGAACAACTCATCGAAGCCTACGTAGACGCATACAACCGGAAAGACATGCCGGGCATGCTGGCGGTCCTACACGATGATATTCGCTTCGAGAATGTGTCGAATACCGGCGGGACAATGGCCTTAACAGGCAAACAGGCATTCGGTGAACAGGCAGCGCAAGTAGTACCCCTTTTCTCGGTACGTCGGCAGGAAATCGTTACGCAGATCATAACGGATAACCGGGCCGCTATCGAAATCTATTACAGTGCGGTCGTAGCGCAGGACATGCCCAACGGTTGGAAGGCCAACCAACAAATTGAGTTGCGTGGCGTCTCTATCTTCGAGTGCAAAGACGGCAAAATCAGCCGTATCAGCGATTACAGCTAA
- the ilvN gene encoding acetolactate synthase small subunit, with translation MTTYTICIFTENTIGLLNRITIIFTRRRVNIESLTVSETERKGVSRFTIVIKHESREEVEKLVRQIRKIVEVMAVFGYLNDEIVYNEIALFKISTPLGGKSLDVETINKQYKAWVVYWGLDYVVIEKTGNNEEIFDFFGYLKQYEILEFVRSGRVAVGKTEKGLVEYLPEADWAYYL, from the coding sequence ATGACCACCTACACGATCTGCATATTCACGGAGAATACGATTGGGCTGCTTAACCGCATCACGATCATTTTCACCCGTCGACGCGTCAATATCGAGAGCCTGACCGTATCGGAAACCGAGCGTAAAGGCGTGTCGCGCTTCACGATTGTTATCAAACACGAGTCGCGGGAAGAAGTCGAAAAGCTGGTTCGGCAGATCCGCAAGATCGTTGAGGTGATGGCGGTGTTTGGCTACCTCAACGACGAGATCGTTTACAACGAAATCGCGCTGTTCAAGATTTCGACCCCGCTGGGCGGCAAATCGCTGGATGTCGAAACAATCAATAAGCAGTACAAGGCCTGGGTCGTGTACTGGGGACTGGATTACGTCGTGATCGAAAAGACGGGGAACAACGAAGAGATCTTCGACTTCTTCGGCTATCTGAAACAGTACGAAATCCTGGAATTTGTGCGGTCGGGGCGAGTTGCCGTGGGCAAAACAGAGAAAGGGCTGGTCGAGTATCTGCCCGAAGCCGACTGGGCCTATTACCTGTAG
- the ilvB gene encoding biosynthetic-type acetolactate synthase large subunit has product METIASVVLDSTGVNSINELVPQETAPVTFLSGAQALMESLVAEGVDTIFGYPGGAIMPVYDALYDFQDRINHILVRHEQGAGHAAQGYARMQGRAGVCLVTSGPGATNLVTAIADALIDSTPLVCIVGQVGRKLLGTDAFQEADVMGVTMPITKWNYQITDANEVATVLSKAFYIAQSGRPGPVLIDMTKSAQIELMTKPFRYEQCQSIVSYRPRLVPKTEQVEAAARLINNAKRPYILAGHGVQLAKAENELRQFAEKAGIPVATTLLGQSTIPVDHPLYVGWLGMHGNYGTNVLTDQADVVVAIGMRFDDRVTGDASKFIKQAKVIHIEIDPSEIDKIIKADAPVVGDAKEVLKALLPLINANDFTVWRNEFRKYDAIEHEQITVPELSSTEGKIRMAEVIDMLSTKTNGEAVLVTDVGQHQMMASRYYQFRRPNSLVTSGGMGTMGFALPAAFGAQVGAPDRQVVAIIGDGCFQMTLQELGTIVQNKQPVKAIILNNNFLGMVRQWQQLFHQRRYSFVELQNPDFITIARGFGMDGQTCDARENLSDALDTMLAHDGPYLLEVVVEKEENVFPMVPAGASVSQIRLS; this is encoded by the coding sequence ATGGAAACAATTGCCAGTGTCGTTCTCGACTCTACCGGAGTCAATTCAATCAACGAATTAGTCCCTCAGGAGACAGCACCCGTAACTTTTCTGAGCGGTGCGCAGGCCCTGATGGAGTCACTAGTTGCCGAAGGCGTTGACACGATTTTCGGGTATCCGGGTGGTGCTATTATGCCCGTATACGATGCCCTGTACGACTTTCAGGATCGTATCAACCACATTCTGGTGCGGCACGAGCAGGGTGCGGGTCACGCGGCTCAGGGCTACGCCCGCATGCAGGGCCGGGCCGGGGTTTGCCTAGTAACGTCGGGGCCGGGTGCTACCAACCTCGTCACCGCTATCGCCGATGCGCTCATCGACTCGACACCCCTAGTGTGCATCGTTGGGCAGGTGGGCCGGAAACTGCTGGGTACCGATGCGTTTCAGGAAGCCGACGTGATGGGCGTTACAATGCCGATCACCAAGTGGAACTACCAGATCACCGACGCCAACGAGGTAGCTACTGTTCTGTCGAAAGCGTTCTACATCGCGCAATCGGGTCGGCCGGGACCGGTTCTGATCGACATGACCAAAAGCGCGCAGATAGAGCTAATGACCAAGCCGTTCCGCTACGAACAGTGTCAGTCGATTGTCAGCTACCGGCCCCGACTGGTCCCCAAGACGGAACAGGTAGAAGCTGCGGCCCGGCTGATCAACAATGCAAAACGGCCCTACATTCTGGCGGGCCACGGCGTGCAGTTGGCCAAAGCCGAAAACGAACTACGTCAGTTTGCCGAGAAAGCAGGTATTCCCGTAGCAACGACGCTGCTTGGTCAGTCGACCATTCCGGTTGATCACCCGCTGTACGTGGGCTGGCTGGGGATGCACGGTAACTACGGCACCAACGTGCTGACCGATCAGGCCGACGTTGTCGTCGCCATCGGTATGCGTTTCGACGACCGCGTAACGGGTGATGCCAGCAAGTTTATCAAGCAGGCCAAGGTCATTCACATCGAAATCGACCCGTCTGAAATTGACAAGATCATCAAGGCCGACGCACCGGTTGTCGGCGACGCCAAAGAAGTGCTGAAGGCGCTGCTGCCGCTCATCAACGCCAACGATTTCACCGTCTGGCGCAACGAGTTCCGCAAATACGACGCGATTGAGCACGAGCAGATCACTGTTCCTGAACTGTCGTCTACCGAAGGCAAGATTCGCATGGCCGAAGTGATCGACATGCTGTCTACGAAAACCAACGGCGAAGCGGTACTGGTTACCGACGTAGGTCAGCATCAGATGATGGCGTCACGCTATTATCAGTTCCGGCGGCCAAACAGCCTGGTGACGTCGGGTGGCATGGGCACGATGGGCTTTGCGCTCCCCGCAGCATTCGGCGCGCAGGTAGGCGCTCCCGATCGGCAAGTCGTTGCCATCATCGGCGACGGTTGTTTTCAGATGACGTTGCAGGAACTGGGCACGATCGTCCAGAATAAGCAACCGGTGAAAGCCATTATCCTGAACAACAACTTCCTCGGTATGGTCCGGCAGTGGCAGCAGTTGTTCCATCAGCGTCGCTACTCGTTCGTGGAGTTGCAGAACCCCGACTTCATCACCATTGCCCGTGGCTTCGGTATGGACGGTCAAACCTGCGACGCCCGCGAAAACCTGTCCGACGCGCTCGATACCATGCTGGCGCATGACGGCCCCTATCTGCTGGAAGTAGTTGTCGAAAAAGAAGAAAACGTATTCCCGATGGTACCCGCCGGTGCCAGCGTTTCGCAGATTCGGTTGTCTTGA
- a CDS encoding HepT-like ribonuclease domain-containing protein: MKDDRVYLAHIIRGLERLIDYTQEMTLSEFLADTKTQDACIRQLEVVGEATKRISFTLRDRFPHIAWRDMAGMRDRLIHEYMDVDLSIVWATATSDATLALIELEEIYQQLQAEAGTGN, from the coding sequence ATGAAAGACGACCGCGTTTATCTGGCTCACATTATCAGAGGGCTCGAACGACTGATCGACTATACGCAGGAAATGACCTTGAGTGAATTTCTAGCCGACACCAAAACACAGGATGCGTGCATACGTCAGTTGGAAGTAGTTGGGGAAGCGACGAAGCGAATCAGTTTTACGTTGCGGGACCGATTTCCGCACATTGCATGGCGTGATATGGCTGGCATGCGAGACCGTCTGATTCACGAGTACATGGACGTCGATTTGTCGATTGTCTGGGCAACGGCAACAAGCGATGCCACGCTGGCACTGATCGAACTGGAAGAAATATATCAGCAGTTGCAGGCAGAGGCAGGCACTGGTAACTAA
- a CDS encoding nucleotidyltransferase family protein encodes MTTTVQNQTILDYLRPYEPEQVGIFGSWARGENRPDSDLDILVKLKKPVALWTFIRMERELSDALSVKVDLVSEGGLTDEVLRQYVFQDLKVISV; translated from the coding sequence ATGACTACGACAGTCCAAAATCAAACGATACTTGACTACCTCCGGCCTTACGAGCCAGAGCAGGTTGGTATTTTCGGTTCCTGGGCGCGAGGAGAAAATCGGCCAGATAGCGATCTGGATATTCTGGTGAAACTGAAAAAACCTGTCGCGCTTTGGACATTCATTCGCATGGAGCGCGAGCTATCCGATGCGCTTAGTGTGAAAGTGGATTTAGTTTCTGAAGGTGGCCTTACCGACGAGGTGTTGAGGCAGTACGTTTTTCAGGATTTGAAAGTCATTTCGGTATGA